The Prevotella melaninogenica genome window below encodes:
- a CDS encoding patatin-like phospholipase family protein translates to MKKYLLVFLMLICCGLSVKAQQQNEGGKTRPKVGLVLGGGGAKGAAAIGILKELEREKIPVDYIAGTSIGAIIGGLYAQGYRADDLEKLFRSQNWLALLADRDTTLVGKVYKEEDGVIFLFGFPVRKKADADKNTGFWMLHGDHIYNFLDSLISRSPVQRGTVKQAIPFSCVAFDIRRQQEIVLDTGSLARNMRASMAIPGAFKPVQIDTLMLVDGGMGNNLPVDVVRKMGADIVIAVDLQQRKRDDYRSPFGFLKGLGGILDWLAERPDIKKYNVNRTKADLYINPDLGSYGVTDFNAKAIKAILKIGEDTGILYRKQLGTFMKEHQR, encoded by the coding sequence ATGAAAAAATACTTACTTGTATTTCTGATGCTGATATGCTGTGGTTTATCTGTGAAGGCACAGCAACAGAACGAAGGTGGGAAGACCCGCCCAAAGGTGGGACTTGTGCTTGGTGGCGGTGGTGCGAAAGGTGCTGCAGCCATAGGAATACTAAAAGAGTTGGAGCGAGAAAAGATTCCTGTTGACTATATTGCTGGAACAAGTATAGGTGCGATTATTGGCGGATTATACGCGCAGGGCTATCGTGCAGATGACCTCGAAAAACTCTTCCGCTCGCAGAATTGGTTGGCACTTTTGGCAGATAGAGACACAACACTTGTTGGAAAGGTCTATAAAGAGGAAGATGGTGTAATCTTTCTCTTCGGCTTTCCTGTTCGTAAAAAGGCTGATGCTGATAAAAATACAGGGTTTTGGATGTTGCATGGTGACCATATCTATAATTTCCTTGACTCACTCATCAGTCGTTCTCCCGTACAACGTGGTACCGTCAAGCAGGCTATTCCCTTCTCGTGTGTAGCCTTTGACATCCGTCGTCAACAAGAAATAGTCCTTGATACTGGTTCTTTAGCGCGTAATATGCGTGCCAGTATGGCTATTCCTGGTGCGTTCAAACCAGTGCAGATAGACACGCTGATGCTGGTGGATGGTGGTATGGGTAATAATCTTCCAGTGGATGTTGTACGAAAGATGGGGGCAGATATCGTTATTGCCGTCGACCTTCAACAGCGCAAACGTGATGACTATCGTTCGCCCTTTGGCTTTCTGAAGGGACTGGGAGGTATCTTAGATTGGTTGGCAGAACGTCCTGATATAAAGAAATATAATGTCAATCGCACGAAAGCCGACCTCTATATTAATCCCGATTTAGGTTCTTATGGTGTCACCGACTTCAATGCAAAGGCGATAAAAGCTATCCTTAAAATAGGCGAGGATACTGGTATTCTGTATCGAAAGCAGTTAGGGACGTTCATGAAAGAGCATCAACGATGA
- a CDS encoding AAA domain-containing protein: MLQESPIQLLQRQRLLLQMEYYAEKEAFRKQTETAGMQRKVKRGDAWFPLRVGKRFYNGLNQLCIEVFRTQDGDIEHNFECGRPLLFFKFIAKEEGSPNKAVQLKYYGFTGTVSYVEGDRMVVAVPDSAPLLDLQSASEQVGCQLGFDEMSYQMMFDALDRTMKAKGNRLAYLRDLFYSRQKAERFSFAPIRLPWLNPTQEKAVNEVLWAKDVAVVHGPPGTGKTTTLVEAINETLMRESQVMVCAQSNMAVDWICEKLVDRGINVLRIGNPTRVNDKMLGFTYERKFEAHPDYPQLWSIRKAIRELRNNRKKGSESYHQKMDRLKSRATELEIRINAALFGEARVVASTLVGANSRIMEGQNFTTLFIDEAAQALEAACWIAIRRASRVIFAGDHCQLPPTVKSIAALRGGLGKTLMERIVENKPEVVTLLKVQYRMNEEIMRFSSDWFYGGQVETAPQIKYRGILDYDNPMVWIDTSDEAVVASYDLTESEANSAPSQLDNDKENAFHEQFVGSSFGRINKGEAELTLKTLVDYFTKIGKQRVLDERIDVGVISPYRAQVQYLRSLIKKRAFFKPYRSLISVNTVDGFQGQERDVILISLVRSNDDGQIGFLRDLRRMNVAITRARMKLIILGNVQTMTKHEFYKKLWKSLSQS; this comes from the coding sequence ATGCTTCAGGAAAGTCCAATACAACTCTTACAACGTCAGCGTTTGCTGCTTCAAATGGAGTATTATGCCGAGAAAGAAGCCTTTAGAAAGCAGACTGAGACTGCTGGTATGCAGCGGAAAGTGAAGCGAGGTGACGCTTGGTTCCCATTAAGAGTGGGTAAACGGTTTTATAATGGACTCAACCAACTGTGCATTGAGGTATTTCGTACACAGGATGGGGATATTGAACATAACTTTGAATGTGGTCGTCCGCTCCTTTTCTTTAAGTTTATTGCGAAAGAGGAAGGCTCTCCTAATAAGGCTGTTCAGCTGAAATACTATGGCTTTACAGGTACGGTATCGTATGTAGAAGGCGACAGAATGGTTGTTGCTGTCCCCGATTCCGCACCCTTGTTAGACCTACAATCAGCTTCAGAACAGGTTGGTTGCCAGTTAGGTTTTGATGAAATGAGTTATCAAATGATGTTCGATGCGTTAGACCGTACCATGAAAGCAAAGGGAAATAGGCTGGCTTATCTTCGCGACTTGTTCTATTCACGACAAAAGGCAGAGAGGTTCTCCTTTGCTCCTATTCGATTACCTTGGCTGAATCCAACGCAAGAAAAGGCTGTCAACGAGGTGTTATGGGCAAAGGATGTGGCGGTAGTTCATGGTCCACCGGGAACAGGTAAGACAACAACATTGGTCGAAGCAATCAACGAAACACTGATGCGAGAGAGTCAGGTAATGGTCTGTGCGCAGAGTAATATGGCTGTTGACTGGATTTGTGAGAAGCTTGTTGACCGTGGTATCAATGTTCTTCGCATTGGTAATCCTACCCGAGTGAATGATAAGATGCTGGGGTTTACATACGAACGAAAGTTTGAAGCGCATCCTGATTACCCTCAGTTGTGGTCGATTCGGAAGGCTATTCGTGAACTGAGAAACAACAGAAAGAAAGGTTCTGAAAGCTATCATCAGAAGATGGATAGGCTGAAAAGCCGTGCCACAGAGCTTGAGATACGTATCAATGCAGCGTTATTCGGCGAGGCACGTGTCGTTGCTTCCACCCTCGTTGGTGCAAACAGTAGGATAATGGAAGGTCAGAATTTTACGACTTTATTCATCGATGAGGCTGCACAAGCCCTTGAAGCAGCCTGCTGGATAGCCATTCGTAGAGCGTCAAGAGTCATCTTTGCGGGTGATCATTGTCAACTTCCACCGACTGTGAAAAGCATTGCTGCCCTGCGTGGAGGCTTAGGAAAGACCCTGATGGAACGTATCGTAGAGAATAAACCAGAGGTTGTAACGCTGTTGAAGGTGCAGTATCGAATGAACGAAGAGATTATGCGCTTCTCATCCGATTGGTTCTATGGTGGACAGGTGGAGACCGCTCCGCAGATTAAATATCGTGGCATCCTCGATTATGACAATCCAATGGTATGGATTGATACGTCCGATGAGGCTGTCGTAGCATCGTATGATTTGACGGAAAGTGAGGCTAATTCTGCTCCTTCCCAGTTGGATAATGACAAGGAAAACGCCTTTCATGAGCAGTTTGTTGGTTCTTCTTTTGGGCGTATAAATAAAGGAGAAGCAGAGCTAACACTCAAGACTTTAGTCGATTACTTTACTAAGATAGGGAAGCAGCGTGTGTTAGATGAGCGGATAGATGTGGGCGTTATCTCTCCTTATCGTGCTCAAGTGCAGTATCTTCGTAGCCTGATAAAGAAGCGAGCATTCTTCAAGCCCTATCGAAGTCTTATCAGTGTGAACACCGTTGATGGCTTCCAAGGACAAGAACGCGACGTGATACTCATTTCTCTTGTGCGTTCCAATGATGATGGTCAGATAGGTTTTTTACGTGATTTACGTCGTATGAACGTTGCCATAACACGTGCCAGAATGAAGTTGATTATCCTTGGTAATGTCCAAACAATGACCAAACATGAATTTTACAAGAAGCTGTGGAAAAGTCTTTCACAGTCCTGA
- a CDS encoding Fic family protein — protein MVAEYQEKIVLPMGKKAFREYSEILFSCHSCGIEGSSFSVDDTRCLFEEQLGYHPVGKSLLECQEMADHFAAYEWMHNHLDHPFDVELLKTINRLVTLRTLTYKQADAVPGEFTTVDMAAGDTVFGEHEGLVAQVPRLMSSTADMMKRGELHPMILSARFHGFFEYLHPFRDGNGRTGRLLSNFILLRHDYPELIIQKEDRQEYIAALRTIRMEGTNEHLIAFFFKAATKQMENALAQKKQNSRTMFFF, from the coding sequence TTGGTAGCAGAGTATCAAGAAAAGATAGTGCTGCCAATGGGGAAGAAGGCGTTTAGAGAGTATTCTGAAATCCTTTTTTCCTGCCATAGCTGTGGTATAGAGGGGTCTTCTTTCTCGGTGGATGATACACGTTGTCTGTTTGAAGAGCAGTTAGGCTATCATCCAGTTGGCAAGTCTTTGCTGGAATGTCAGGAGATGGCAGACCACTTTGCAGCATATGAATGGATGCATAATCATTTAGATCACCCTTTTGATGTCGAACTATTGAAGACTATCAATAGGTTGGTAACACTTCGTACGCTCACTTATAAGCAGGCAGATGCCGTACCTGGGGAGTTTACAACGGTGGATATGGCGGCTGGTGATACGGTTTTTGGCGAACATGAGGGATTGGTGGCACAGGTACCACGACTGATGTCTTCAACAGCTGATATGATGAAACGTGGAGAACTTCACCCTATGATTCTTTCTGCTCGGTTCCATGGTTTCTTTGAATACCTACATCCTTTCCGTGATGGGAATGGGAGAACAGGCAGGTTGTTATCCAACTTCATCTTGCTACGTCATGATTATCCAGAATTGATTATACAGAAAGAAGATCGTCAGGAGTATATCGCTGCTTTGCGAACCATACGAATGGAAGGGACGAATGAACATCTAATTGCGTTCTTCTTTAAGGCTGCTACAAAGCAAATGGAAAATGCTTTGGCACAGAAGAAGCAGAATAGTCGTACAATGTTCTTTTTTTAG
- a CDS encoding C69 family dipeptidase translates to MKTNKVQIEHKLPSECTTIIIGQEQTADGSMIVARSEDWDAMEAKNYEIFEGTDNGPREFVAKDSPFRCELPEKALGYSALSPYNLHGHWGSAGFNTAGVGMSATESIFSSDEVLKHDPLVENGVAENSVFNITLPYVRTAREGVERLGMLIEKYGIAEGFGIGFVDSKEIWYLETACGHRWLACRMPKDQYFVTGNQSRFRTYDPNDKENYLTSADLIEFAEKHGLYNPAQGAFDFHEAYARDIKLDTTYNYPRVWGLQQFFSPEIKNDVTKNTFPVLTKAAHKVTLTELRTAFRFHYDNTEHDPYLNSNPKEPYRPVSIFRTTQTHLLQVRPELPQAIGCVNYVAMGMADLGVFLPLYQGITSYPEAYTKGNGESSADSAYWKFRKIMVLGMTNYNKYAPTIKEAYAKFEAETDQRQREMEEEYLRIYKTQPLHAQDLLQAFSDKILNSALDLADRLQEKLFTLMTQDIQQEYLFHGA, encoded by the coding sequence ATGAAAACAAACAAAGTGCAAATTGAGCACAAACTCCCTTCAGAGTGTACAACCATCATCATTGGTCAAGAACAGACAGCTGATGGTTCTATGATAGTAGCGCGTTCAGAGGACTGGGACGCTATGGAAGCTAAGAACTACGAGATATTTGAGGGTACAGACAATGGTCCACGTGAGTTCGTTGCAAAGGATAGCCCTTTCCGTTGCGAACTCCCAGAGAAGGCTTTGGGCTATTCTGCCCTTTCTCCGTATAATCTTCACGGTCATTGGGGCAGTGCTGGTTTCAACACAGCAGGTGTGGGAATGAGTGCTACGGAGAGTATCTTCAGTAGTGACGAGGTGTTGAAACATGACCCATTGGTCGAGAATGGTGTGGCAGAGAACTCTGTCTTCAACATTACCCTACCTTACGTCCGTACCGCCCGCGAAGGTGTTGAGCGATTGGGTATGCTCATCGAGAAATATGGTATTGCTGAAGGTTTCGGCATTGGCTTTGTAGATAGCAAGGAAATATGGTACTTGGAGACAGCTTGCGGCCATCGTTGGTTGGCTTGCCGTATGCCAAAAGATCAGTATTTCGTAACTGGTAACCAGAGCCGTTTCCGTACATACGACCCTAATGATAAAGAGAATTACCTCACATCAGCCGACTTAATTGAGTTTGCTGAGAAGCATGGACTTTACAATCCAGCACAGGGTGCCTTTGATTTCCATGAGGCTTACGCACGTGATATCAAACTCGACACCACCTATAACTACCCACGTGTATGGGGATTGCAGCAGTTCTTCTCTCCAGAAATCAAGAATGACGTAACAAAGAACACCTTCCCTGTCTTAACTAAGGCTGCTCATAAGGTCACACTGACCGAACTTCGCACCGCATTCCGCTTCCACTACGATAATACGGAGCACGACCCATATCTCAATAGTAATCCAAAGGAACCTTACCGTCCTGTTTCTATCTTCCGTACCACACAGACCCACCTCCTGCAGGTACGTCCAGAACTGCCACAGGCTATCGGTTGTGTGAATTATGTTGCTATGGGTATGGCAGACCTCGGTGTGTTCCTCCCACTCTATCAGGGTATCACTTCCTATCCAGAGGCTTACACAAAGGGGAATGGTGAGTCAAGTGCTGACTCAGCTTATTGGAAGTTCCGCAAGATAATGGTATTGGGTATGACCAACTATAACAAGTATGCTCCTACCATCAAAGAGGCGTATGCAAAGTTTGAAGCTGAAACCGACCAGCGTCAACGTGAGATGGAAGAAGAATATCTACGCATCTACAAGACGCAACCTCTCCATGCACAAGACTTGTTACAGGCGTTCTCTGATAAGATTCTTAACAGTGCACTCGACCTTGCCGATCGTCTACAAGAGAAGCTCTTTACACTGATGACACAAGACATTCAGCAGGAGTATCTCTTCCACGGAGCATAA
- a CDS encoding ADP-ribosylglycohydrolase family protein: MIGAIIGDIVGSRFEFGAAPQKGFELFTSDCSYTDDTICTIAIADAVLNERDYQESLLDWCQRYPDPMGGYGRRFYQWINSDNPQPTDSFGNGSAMRVSPIGWLFDEWEDVIEEAKKSAIVSHNHPEGIKGAQCIAEAICWLRLMRFSKSDVERKVEKFFGYELPPMRYIKKIGSEGHFDGTCQETVPMALRCFMDANSFEETIRLAVLCDGDTDTKACIAGSVAEAYFPVPEWIIEKAISYLPDDMLIILEQFYERIQDSCGTKKG; this comes from the coding sequence ATGATTGGTGCTATTATAGGAGATATTGTTGGCTCACGCTTCGAATTCGGAGCAGCTCCACAGAAAGGATTTGAGCTTTTTACATCTGATTGTTCTTACACAGATGATACGATTTGCACCATCGCTATTGCCGATGCGGTGCTGAATGAACGTGACTATCAGGAGAGTCTGCTCGATTGGTGTCAGCGTTATCCAGACCCGATGGGCGGATATGGTAGGCGATTCTATCAATGGATTAACTCCGACAATCCCCAGCCCACGGATTCATTTGGTAATGGTTCTGCCATGCGTGTCAGCCCTATTGGGTGGCTATTCGACGAGTGGGAGGATGTAATTGAGGAAGCTAAGAAGAGTGCTATCGTAAGTCATAACCACCCCGAAGGCATTAAGGGCGCACAATGTATTGCTGAAGCTATCTGTTGGCTACGCTTGATGCGCTTTTCTAAGTCGGATGTCGAGCGCAAAGTTGAGAAGTTCTTTGGCTACGAGTTACCACCTATGCGGTATATTAAGAAGATTGGTTCTGAAGGACACTTTGATGGAACCTGTCAGGAAACCGTACCGATGGCACTGCGCTGTTTCATGGATGCCAATAGTTTCGAGGAGACCATCCGCCTCGCTGTACTATGTGATGGCGATACAGACACGAAGGCGTGCATCGCTGGTTCGGTTGCCGAAGCCTATTTTCCTGTGCCAGAATGGATAATCGAAAAGGCAATCAGCTACTTGCCAGATGATATGCTCATTATTCTCGAACAGTTTTATGAGCGTATACAAGATAGCTGTGGGACTAAAAAAGGATAG